A single window of Syntrophorhabdaceae bacterium DNA harbors:
- a CDS encoding HDOD domain-containing protein has translation MNLPSTKLKESYYPSDHIIERPRAGGRAYRRRCGLIKDFAKRIETIIDFLPPIPVVMSELLRALEDENVDMTALGRIVAKDPSMSMNVLKVANSAFYRLPYKVATVDHAVKMLGMREITMICLACGTYRALMPARNEQTFNSNDFWKHSVATGVIARKICRELRTGDQHTAYFLGLLHDVGKVILDRFAHDIYTIVIQTTFDECISMIEAEKRFIGESHDTIGGFVMDKWKLPEIFADVTRFHHAVTSAPEHSRTAVSVISLADQLARLRYFGFGGDKSGVVLAEIDSFKTIEKSVPEIADLDVFKFVYELETVDDEIVEMEKILTA, from the coding sequence ATGAACCTGCCATCCACGAAACTTAAGGAATCTTACTATCCATCCGATCATATTATAGAGCGCCCACGCGCAGGCGGCCGGGCGTATCGGCGGCGGTGTGGATTGATAAAGGATTTTGCCAAAAGAATTGAGACGATTATCGACTTTCTTCCCCCCATTCCCGTAGTAATGTCGGAATTACTCAGGGCGCTGGAGGATGAAAATGTGGACATGACGGCCTTAGGGAGGATCGTGGCAAAGGACCCTTCTATGAGCATGAACGTCCTGAAGGTGGCCAACTCGGCGTTCTACCGGCTCCCGTATAAGGTGGCGACCGTGGATCATGCCGTCAAAATGCTCGGCATGAGAGAAATCACTATGATATGTCTTGCCTGCGGTACATACCGGGCCTTGATGCCTGCCCGCAACGAGCAGACCTTTAATTCTAACGACTTTTGGAAACACTCGGTGGCGACGGGGGTTATTGCGCGAAAGATATGCAGGGAACTGAGAACAGGAGACCAGCATACGGCCTATTTCCTGGGTCTGCTCCACGACGTGGGAAAGGTGATCCTCGACAGGTTTGCCCATGACATATATACCATTGTGATTCAGACCACCTTTGATGAATGCATTTCCATGATTGAAGCGGAAAAGCGATTCATCGGCGAATCCCATGACACGATCGGCGGGTTTGTGATGGATAAATGGAAACTGCCTGAAATCTTTGCCGATGTCACCCGATTCCACCATGCCGTTACAAGCGCCCCGGAGCACAGTCGGACCGCCGTTTCCGTAATTTCCCTGGCGGACCAGCTCGCCCGGCTTCGCTATTTTGGTTTTGGCGGCGACAAGAGCGGCGTCGTGCTGGCAGAGATCGACTCCTTCAAGACCATAGAAAAGTCGGTCCCGGAGATCGCCGACCTGGACGTATTTAAATTCGTGTACGAACTGGAAACCGTGGACGACGAGATTGTGGAGATGGAAAAGATCCTGACCGCTTGA
- a CDS encoding acetate--CoA ligase family protein: MRTMFFPQSVAIIGVSNSPSNNARGIMDNLHRFGFKGDVYLVGSKGGSLKGRDIYTNMRDLPCTPDLAVLMVPAGRLPEALETCAQKGVRRAIIETGGFSEYGEDRKNLETQILETARKWSMKIVGPNCVGIVNIENGLILPFFPLYPHETKKGIISIITQSGGLVHDTMVLCNMAGLGVNKLVSVGNKLVLDENDILEYFISDPGTEMIGMYLENICDGRRLMDLAAGTSKPIVLLKSNRSPASREIARFHTSALAGDDRVVDDAARQAGVHRVESIKEMIECFKAFALPHPRGQNLAIISRSGGHGVLAADSAHRHGFHVASFSDHFFEMLSEKTRAGIIRRTNPVDLGDIFDINVFLEITEEALGEKGVDGVLIVHSYALRVELDSTKHFVSLSAELSKRYGKPVVFCLVPHREDLPDLISTAETANFPVFAHVDEALEGLRQSYEHFSRREGISARNLTGRKFSDTRTAASSLAPGIMPVDGIFHLLRQYGLAVADFTIVADVVQGLNAARKIGFPVALKTASPNVLHKTEHGAVVLNIENEEMLAKAFRKIETGPFLLQRMAPPGCEMIIGGRHDAEFGPTILCGYGGIFVEVYNDVAVRVAPIDEETARQMISELKGSAILEGFRGSPPYDREAFIRALIAISRLLAEHPEIRSFEVNPFILLGEGAGAIAVDARLEVE; encoded by the coding sequence ATGAGAACGATGTTTTTTCCTCAAAGCGTGGCTATTATCGGCGTCTCTAATTCCCCGTCCAATAATGCTCGCGGTATCATGGATAACCTTCATCGCTTTGGATTTAAAGGAGACGTATATCTCGTGGGCTCAAAAGGCGGCTCGCTGAAGGGCAGAGATATTTATACGAATATGCGGGATTTACCCTGCACACCCGACCTGGCAGTTCTTATGGTTCCGGCGGGGCGATTGCCGGAGGCCCTTGAAACATGCGCACAAAAAGGCGTGCGTAGGGCCATCATCGAAACAGGCGGGTTCTCGGAATACGGAGAGGACCGGAAAAACCTGGAAACGCAGATTCTTGAGACAGCAAGAAAATGGAGCATGAAGATCGTTGGGCCGAATTGCGTGGGCATTGTAAATATCGAGAATGGTCTGATCCTGCCCTTTTTTCCTCTCTACCCTCACGAGACCAAGAAAGGAATTATATCAATCATCACGCAGAGCGGCGGCCTTGTCCATGATACCATGGTTCTTTGTAACATGGCCGGCCTTGGCGTGAACAAGCTGGTCAGCGTCGGCAATAAGCTCGTCCTCGATGAGAATGATATTCTGGAATACTTCATTTCCGATCCGGGCACAGAAATGATCGGGATGTACTTAGAAAATATCTGCGACGGGAGGAGGCTCATGGATCTGGCGGCGGGCACGAGTAAGCCCATCGTTCTTCTCAAATCCAACAGAAGTCCGGCGAGCAGAGAAATAGCCAGGTTCCATACTTCAGCCCTTGCAGGCGATGACCGGGTTGTGGACGATGCGGCGAGACAGGCTGGGGTTCATCGCGTTGAAAGTATCAAGGAGATGATAGAATGTTTCAAAGCCTTTGCTCTGCCGCACCCACGGGGGCAAAACCTCGCCATCATCTCGCGTTCCGGAGGGCACGGCGTGCTCGCTGCGGACAGCGCCCACCGGCATGGTTTTCACGTGGCATCTTTTTCTGATCATTTTTTTGAGATGCTCTCAGAGAAGACCAGGGCCGGGATCATACGGAGGACGAACCCTGTTGATCTGGGGGATATATTCGATATTAATGTATTTTTGGAAATTACCGAAGAGGCCCTTGGGGAAAAGGGTGTGGACGGCGTCCTCATAGTGCATTCTTATGCGCTCCGTGTCGAGCTCGACTCTACCAAACACTTCGTTTCCCTTTCAGCAGAGCTCTCGAAACGATACGGCAAGCCCGTGGTATTTTGTCTGGTGCCTCATCGAGAAGATTTGCCGGATCTAATTTCGACCGCGGAGACGGCCAACTTCCCCGTTTTTGCCCACGTGGACGAAGCGCTTGAAGGGCTCCGTCAGTCTTATGAGCATTTCAGTCGCCGTGAGGGTATTTCTGCGAGAAATCTCACGGGCCGGAAGTTTTCAGACACTCGGACCGCTGCCTCCTCGCTTGCGCCCGGTATTATGCCCGTGGACGGGATTTTTCATCTTCTCAGGCAATACGGTCTTGCCGTGGCAGACTTCACTATCGTAGCCGACGTGGTGCAAGGTCTCAATGCTGCCCGTAAAATAGGCTTCCCGGTAGCGCTGAAGACCGCTTCGCCCAATGTGCTCCATAAAACCGAACATGGCGCGGTGGTACTCAACATTGAGAACGAAGAGATGCTCGCGAAGGCGTTTCGCAAGATCGAAACGGGGCCCTTCCTTCTTCAGCGGATGGCGCCGCCAGGATGCGAGATGATTATCGGCGGCCGTCACGATGCGGAGTTCGGGCCGACCATTCTCTGCGGATACGGGGGCATATTCGTTGAGGTCTATAATGATGTGGCGGTCAGGGTAGCGCCGATCGATGAAGAAACGGCCAGGCAGATGATCTCGGAGCTAAAGGGGTCCGCTATTCTCGAGGGATTCAGGGGAAGCCCTCCATATGACAGAGAGGCTTTTATTCGAGCGCTTATCGCCATCTCACGGCTTCTCGCCGAGCACCCTGAGATCAGGTCGTTTGAGGTCAACCCGTTCATTCTCCTGGGAGAGGGAGCGGGGGCGATTGCTGTTGACGCGAGGCTTGAGGTGGAGTGA
- a CDS encoding PH domain-containing protein, translating into MASAEEILEANEKIVYRTGLHGALLGGPLMLLFITGLLVPSKGLPALLFVAIAVIWGVLAYLSIQRSEFVITDRRVIIRVLMPVKRSWEIPLIEIADADIYQPGLGKLLNFGKIILRLTNGRRIAFRLVSDPYGFMAHLREQTIAARNR; encoded by the coding sequence ATGGCATCGGCAGAAGAAATTTTAGAGGCGAACGAAAAGATAGTGTATCGCACGGGTCTTCACGGGGCACTACTCGGCGGTCCGCTCATGCTCCTGTTCATAACAGGACTTCTCGTGCCGTCAAAGGGGCTGCCGGCCCTACTTTTTGTTGCCATAGCCGTTATATGGGGGGTCTTAGCTTATTTGAGCATTCAAAGGAGCGAATTTGTCATTACGGACCGCCGTGTGATCATTCGGGTGCTCATGCCGGTCAAGCGATCATGGGAAATCCCTCTCATCGAAATAGCCGATGCCGACATTTACCAACCCGGTCTAGGAAAACTACTGAACTTCGGGAAAATCATTCTGAGGCTTACGAACGGGCGAAGGATAGCTTTCCGGCTGGTCAGCGATCCCTACGGTTTCATGGCGCACCTTCGGGAACAGACAATCGCGGCACGTAATAGATAG
- a CDS encoding SemiSWEET transporter: protein MNNHIIGYVAAFLTTFAGIPQIVRLLKLRESRDISLATALFLGIGVLLWLIYGLAIGDRPLIAANSISLCISAATVLLVLRYR from the coding sequence ATGAATAACCATATAATCGGCTACGTAGCCGCCTTTCTCACCACCTTCGCAGGTATACCCCAAATCGTCCGTCTCCTCAAACTCAGGGAATCGAGAGACATATCACTGGCAACGGCGCTTTTTCTTGGCATCGGAGTGTTGTTGTGGCTCATCTATGGGCTCGCCATAGGCGACAGGCCGCTCATCGCTGCAAACTCCATCTCCCTGTGTATTTCCGCTGCCACGGTCCTTCTCGTGCTAAGATACCGCTAA
- a CDS encoding ATP-binding protein, producing the protein MQLSKILPKKFSSRLFLMTLAAGLIPVVIFTLLLEIYGGRFRQEIQQAIRQAYEEQWTQSEAVLKESVGTLIEQRATDVAQELELTMESHPYMTLKDLQRDNAFRVIAVQPVGRTGYTSLHESGTGIIRFHRMAAIENMSPGNLRRDFPSMWSIIEKSLGGVSAQGFYQWQEPDGAVKPKYMYIAPLHVKTADGVLLSVAVTASVDEFTQPIRDTQAVHSKTAEYLSMAAERLLSSFRHMGLFYMGLGILIIAFVAYGVGIYFSRAIRQLREATNKVNSGDLNVTLTPSMSGEVKTLMEDFNRMIRQLAETTVSKELLEESERRLIDANYELQHEVNVRTLAEKALATEKERLAITLGSIADGVITTDADGKVIFLNRTAEGLTGWSQIEAFARSFTDVFHAVEERTRTEVEDPLRSVVETGEPMNAEKVEILVSRDGSEKIVTLNGVPIREKDSTVMGVVVVFRDITEKRKMEEELLTVRKLESVGTLAGGIAHDFNNLLAVILGNISFAKMLVDPASKVHRRLTEAEEATLRGKDLTYRLLTFSRGGEPLKRVMGLKNIIKDSTRLTLSGSNVKASFVFPDNLYRAEIDEGQMRQVIHNVVINAKEAMPEGGKIIIKAKNITLTAQDMVPLADGDYVKISIEDQGTGVPAEDLARIFDPYFTTKDMGNTKGMGLGLAICYSIIKNHNGFISAESQVGVGTTIQIYLPAYREALKADETEELPDDSLQFRILYMDDEEALRGIAREMLEHLGFHVTCVSDGAEAFEAYSAAMQSRNPFDLVIMDLTIPDGMGGKEAIEKLREIDPGVKAIVSSGYANDPIIKNFKEYGFLGVIAKPYDVEALDSVIKNVMTEGT; encoded by the coding sequence ATGCAGCTGTCAAAGATTTTGCCGAAGAAGTTCAGCTCCCGACTTTTCCTGATGACCTTGGCTGCCGGTCTCATCCCCGTCGTGATCTTCACCCTCTTGCTCGAAATATACGGCGGCAGGTTTCGACAGGAAATCCAGCAAGCAATCCGACAAGCCTACGAAGAGCAGTGGACCCAGAGCGAGGCAGTGCTTAAGGAATCCGTGGGAACATTGATTGAGCAGAGAGCCACCGACGTGGCTCAGGAGCTTGAGCTAACCATGGAGTCTCACCCCTACATGACGCTCAAGGACCTGCAAAGAGACAACGCCTTTCGGGTGATCGCAGTACAGCCCGTGGGACGTACGGGCTATACGAGTCTTCACGAATCAGGCACGGGCATCATCCGATTCCATAGGATGGCCGCTATCGAAAACATGAGTCCAGGGAATTTAAGGCGCGATTTTCCCTCCATGTGGTCGATTATAGAAAAGAGTCTCGGCGGAGTCTCCGCGCAGGGATTCTACCAGTGGCAGGAGCCGGATGGAGCAGTAAAGCCAAAATATATGTATATCGCCCCGCTCCACGTAAAAACCGCTGACGGCGTTTTGTTGAGTGTAGCCGTAACCGCCTCTGTCGATGAGTTCACCCAGCCCATCAGAGACACGCAGGCGGTCCACAGCAAGACCGCTGAGTACTTAAGCATGGCCGCGGAAAGGCTGCTCAGCTCCTTCAGACACATGGGCCTTTTCTATATGGGCTTAGGCATTCTCATTATCGCCTTTGTCGCGTACGGCGTTGGCATCTATTTCTCCCGAGCTATCAGGCAGTTGAGAGAGGCGACGAACAAAGTCAACAGCGGTGATCTGAACGTAACGCTTACACCCTCCATGTCGGGCGAGGTCAAGACCCTTATGGAGGATTTCAACCGGATGATCCGTCAGCTCGCCGAAACCACGGTTTCTAAGGAGCTCCTTGAGGAAAGCGAGCGGCGCCTTATAGACGCCAATTATGAGCTTCAGCATGAGGTGAATGTCCGAACCCTGGCAGAAAAAGCCCTGGCCACGGAGAAGGAGCGGCTGGCCATCACGTTGGGCTCAATCGCGGACGGAGTTATCACCACAGACGCCGACGGCAAGGTCATTTTTCTCAACCGAACGGCGGAAGGACTCACGGGCTGGTCGCAGATAGAAGCTTTCGCCCGTTCCTTTACCGATGTTTTTCACGCCGTTGAGGAAAGGACAAGGACAGAGGTCGAGGACCCCTTGCGGAGCGTCGTTGAAACCGGCGAACCCATGAACGCTGAAAAAGTTGAGATTCTCGTAAGCAGGGATGGCTCAGAAAAGATCGTCACGCTAAACGGCGTGCCCATCAGAGAGAAAGACAGCACCGTGATGGGGGTTGTTGTCGTGTTCCGTGATATTACGGAAAAACGCAAGATGGAGGAGGAACTGCTCACAGTGCGCAAGCTCGAGTCCGTGGGCACGCTGGCCGGAGGCATTGCCCATGATTTCAATAACCTTCTCGCTGTGATTTTGGGCAACATCTCATTCGCAAAAATGCTGGTCGACCCTGCGAGCAAGGTGCACCGGCGCTTGACCGAGGCTGAGGAAGCAACCCTGCGGGGAAAAGATCTCACGTACAGGCTTCTCACCTTCTCAAGAGGCGGCGAGCCGTTGAAAAGGGTGATGGGCCTCAAAAATATTATAAAGGATTCCACGCGGCTCACGCTGAGTGGGTCCAACGTAAAGGCCTCTTTCGTCTTTCCCGACAACCTATATCGGGCTGAGATTGACGAGGGGCAGATGCGACAGGTAATTCACAATGTGGTCATAAACGCAAAAGAGGCCATGCCAGAGGGCGGAAAAATCATTATCAAGGCAAAAAATATAACACTCACGGCTCAGGACATGGTCCCTCTTGCTGACGGCGACTATGTAAAGATTTCCATAGAAGATCAGGGAACGGGTGTTCCCGCCGAAGATCTCGCGAGAATATTTGATCCTTACTTTACGACAAAAGACATGGGCAATACCAAGGGCATGGGGCTCGGTCTTGCTATCTGCTATTCCATCATCAAGAACCATAACGGATTTATCTCCGCCGAATCGCAGGTTGGGGTGGGGACAACCATCCAAATCTATCTTCCTGCATATCGGGAAGCGCTCAAGGCGGATGAGACCGAGGAACTACCGGATGATTCCTTACAGTTCAGGATTCTCTACATGGACGATGAGGAGGCATTGAGAGGTATTGCGCGAGAAATGCTCGAACATCTCGGTTTTCATGTTACCTGTGTCAGTGACGGCGCGGAGGCCTTTGAGGCCTACTCCGCGGCGATGCAATCGCGCAACCCCTTTGATCTCGTCATAATGGACCTCACCATACCTGATGGCATGGGAGGGAAGGAGGCTATTGAGAAGTTGCGTGAGATAGATCCCGGCGTTAAAGCTATCGTATCAAGCGGATATGCCAACGATCCCATTATCAAGAACTTCAAGGAATATGGTTTTCTCGGGGTGATTGCAAAACCCTATGATGTTGAGGCCTTGGATTCGGTCATCAAGAACGTTATGACGGAAGGAACATAA
- a CDS encoding DUF2275 domain-containing protein — MTIKIHVEDKLSQYIDGVLSARETRLVEEHLAACGPCSAAFSDLKKARELVHDQEEVDVPAWFTKKVMARLAQEVEPEKNIFEKLFRPLRIKIPIEVMATCIVVVLALYLYRTMGPEMTTHVNPREKTPAAPEQTMREPPAETSLPARPDEEKTRGISNGLAIGETGKPAGRAHDTRTDELKKEESAAAKSSEQEAALRQTEKPQAAGTPNQSAAGPARESVATAVPPDTQSRGIDRMAPFSTGSATPGTVTAKKGPQAFSHERPMQRAIPREIVISVYTEYREAATEKIEAELKRFGARNVSKENREDREVFIALVAGQSVKGLFDALKTAGEVRSADITANTSEDYTTVRIEIRGSP, encoded by the coding sequence ATGACAATAAAGATCCACGTCGAGGATAAACTGTCCCAATACATTGACGGAGTCCTTTCTGCCCGTGAGACAAGGCTCGTGGAAGAGCACCTCGCAGCCTGCGGTCCTTGCAGCGCGGCTTTCTCGGACCTCAAGAAGGCTCGGGAACTCGTGCATGACCAGGAAGAAGTGGACGTGCCTGCCTGGTTCACCAAAAAGGTCATGGCGCGCCTGGCCCAGGAAGTGGAACCCGAAAAAAACATATTCGAGAAACTTTTCCGTCCGTTGCGCATCAAGATTCCCATAGAGGTCATGGCCACCTGCATCGTTGTGGTGCTCGCCTTATACCTTTACAGAACCATGGGACCGGAGATGACGACACATGTGAACCCCCGGGAAAAGACTCCGGCCGCCCCGGAACAGACCATGAGGGAACCCCCCGCGGAGACCTCTTTGCCGGCCCGCCCGGACGAAGAGAAGACAAGAGGGATCTCAAATGGCCTCGCAATCGGTGAGACAGGAAAACCTGCCGGCCGCGCGCACGATACACGGACAGACGAGCTTAAGAAAGAAGAATCGGCCGCCGCAAAATCTTCAGAACAGGAAGCGGCATTAAGACAAACAGAGAAACCACAAGCGGCAGGTACACCCAATCAATCTGCGGCAGGCCCCGCACGGGAATCCGTTGCCACGGCAGTGCCACCTGACACTCAATCCCGGGGGATAGACCGGATGGCTCCTTTTTCAACCGGTTCCGCAACGCCGGGCACAGTGACGGCTAAGAAGGGACCACAAGCGTTTTCTCACGAACGTCCGATGCAACGTGCGATTCCCCGTGAGATCGTGATAAGTGTGTATACCGAATACAGAGAGGCAGCAACGGAGAAGATTGAGGCTGAGCTTAAGCGTTTTGGCGCACGCAACGTGAGCAAAGAAAACCGCGAAGACCGTGAAGTCTTCATCGCGCTGGTGGCCGGTCAAAGCGTTAAAGGGCTTTTCGATGCGCTCAAAACCGCAGGGGAAGTCCGCAGCGCAGATATTACGGCTAATACCTCGGAAGACTATACAACAGTCCGTATAGAGATAAGGGGCAGCCCCTGA
- a CDS encoding class I SAM-dependent methyltransferase, with the protein MKKKKPEQGTSASIIPDLYLGRDDERFTGSSEDEHHVNEGIYTMTSSVKPFGAGRSSFEFVDTDLVLHALALTPSTVFVDLGCGKGNYTLAVASTLQSQGRVYGIDAWQEGLDELRERAARLSLKNIITIQANLNEHIPIEDGTADICFMATVLHDLLRDSTGNKALSEIARVLKPTGRIGIIEFKKIEDGPGPPLKVRLSPEETEQIISPFGFVKDRLTDLGPFHYLITASFAKK; encoded by the coding sequence ATGAAGAAGAAGAAGCCTGAGCAAGGCACGTCCGCCTCAATCATACCGGACTTGTACTTGGGGCGCGATGATGAGAGGTTCACCGGCTCTTCGGAGGACGAGCACCATGTCAACGAAGGAATTTATACGATGACGAGCAGCGTCAAACCTTTCGGGGCCGGCAGGAGCAGCTTCGAGTTCGTAGACACGGACCTCGTTCTTCATGCCCTTGCGCTTACGCCGTCAACCGTCTTTGTCGACCTCGGGTGTGGAAAAGGTAACTATACTTTAGCTGTGGCCTCAACTCTTCAGTCGCAGGGCCGGGTATACGGAATTGATGCATGGCAGGAGGGGCTTGACGAGCTGCGGGAGCGCGCAGCGCGTCTCAGTCTAAAGAATATCATTACCATTCAGGCGAACTTAAACGAGCACATACCGATCGAAGACGGTACGGCAGATATTTGCTTCATGGCAACCGTTCTTCATGATCTACTGCGAGACAGCACAGGCAACAAAGCACTAAGCGAGATAGCCAGGGTCCTGAAACCTACGGGTCGAATAGGTATCATTGAATTCAAAAAGATCGAGGACGGTCCCGGGCCACCGCTCAAGGTTCGATTATCTCCGGAGGAAACGGAGCAAATTATCTCGCCTTTCGGGTTTGTGAAGGACCGGTTGACAGACCTCGGGCCTTTTCACTATCTCATTACCGCATCTTTCGCAAAGAAATAG
- a CDS encoding sigma-70 family RNA polymerase sigma factor produces the protein MDDKGCTSADSDVECVSLIKEGRLEAFEELVERYQKRMLNIAYRMIGDYDEACEVVQEAFLSAYRAIKKFRGDAKFSTWLTGITMNHAKNRLRQIKSRSYHEVTTFDDPVDAASSETVYDTQAQDTPALEQLERNEIRQKVWECIGTLDQDHREVLVLRDIEEFSYEEIGLILKIPDGTIKSRLSRARSALTQCLKMKKVIGDL, from the coding sequence GTGGACGATAAAGGTTGCACGTCGGCCGATTCCGACGTCGAGTGCGTTTCACTGATCAAAGAAGGTCGACTTGAGGCCTTCGAGGAACTCGTGGAGAGATACCAGAAGAGAATGCTCAACATCGCATACAGGATGATCGGCGACTATGACGAGGCCTGTGAGGTTGTCCAGGAAGCGTTTCTGTCGGCCTATCGCGCTATAAAAAAGTTCAGAGGCGATGCCAAGTTCTCCACCTGGCTTACGGGCATCACCATGAACCACGCAAAGAACCGCCTGAGGCAGATCAAGTCCCGGTCTTATCATGAGGTTACGACCTTTGATGACCCCGTGGATGCCGCTTCCTCGGAGACAGTCTACGATACTCAAGCCCAGGATACGCCCGCGCTCGAGCAGTTGGAGCGGAACGAAATCCGCCAAAAGGTATGGGAGTGCATCGGCACCCTGGATCAGGACCATCGGGAGGTGCTGGTCTTACGGGATATTGAGGAGTTCTCCTACGAAGAAATAGGCCTTATTTTGAAAATCCCCGACGGTACGATAAAGTCCCGACTTTCTCGCGCAAGGTCTGCGCTCACACAATGTTTGAAAATGAAGAAGGTCATTGGTGATCTATGA
- a CDS encoding AMP-binding protein produces the protein MGDKRSHFRVLVIETLRFVFKCYFTLIHRIVIEGFENVPKSFGKLIIISNHASLLDGLLIWTYIKLPLKIIVDRGVAKKRLFKPFMQNEYTVPIDAMNPYALKEVIDEVNRGTALLIFPEGRMTSTGNLMKIYEGTGFVAYKTGAHILPIYLDNIYSTIFSRKKRGRKIFARLTMTVGRIHEPMNLDGLAPRMKKKAAADTIYQMLCRMRYEKHNRTSLIGREFINLCKRNGGRMAYKDATGVQVSYRKALTGALVLGRYLAGFPDKNIGVLLPNMTATALVFMGLQIFKRVAVFLNYSSGPGALAHAMDLADLKTIVTSRQFLDRVKLAPSVFDGRKLVYMEDLKAKIGLKAKLSGLISGAFPGSHKKMTSGEQKETAVILFTSGSEGVPKGVCLSHENIISNIHQTLSRIDITEDDYFFNALPIFHSFGLTVGTILPLFANAKAYLYVNPLHYRIVPEIVYDEACTILMGTNTFLAGYARKAHPYDFRAMRYIYCGAEALNDAVFENYAKTYGVRVMSGYGATECSPVVAMNSALEYEYGTVGKLLPGMQCKLVPVAGIDSKEGTVGGLFVKGKNVMKGYLKNEKANHKYLVEDECWYETGDIVELTPQGYIKIVGRLKRFSKVSGEMISLTAVEEALAGLYGERRTVVVMPVEDEKKGEKLVLVTNYKDAELKSVRERIRERGLSDLACPREIIYIRDIPKLGTGKVDYVKLKELM, from the coding sequence GTGGGAGATAAGAGAAGCCATTTCAGGGTGCTCGTGATTGAGACGCTGAGGTTCGTTTTTAAATGCTATTTCACGCTCATTCACAGAATCGTCATTGAAGGGTTCGAGAACGTGCCGAAGAGCTTTGGAAAGCTCATCATCATCTCGAACCATGCGAGCCTGTTGGATGGACTTCTCATATGGACATATATCAAGCTTCCTTTGAAGATCATAGTAGACCGCGGCGTGGCTAAGAAAAGGCTTTTTAAGCCTTTTATGCAGAATGAATACACCGTGCCCATTGACGCCATGAATCCTTATGCCTTGAAGGAAGTTATCGACGAGGTCAACAGGGGTACGGCCCTGCTTATCTTTCCTGAGGGACGTATGACGAGCACGGGAAACCTCATGAAGATTTACGAGGGCACCGGGTTTGTGGCCTACAAAACGGGCGCCCATATACTTCCGATCTACCTCGACAACATCTATTCAACGATCTTCTCCAGGAAGAAACGAGGCAGAAAGATTTTCGCCCGCCTCACCATGACCGTCGGTCGTATCCATGAGCCCATGAATCTCGATGGTCTTGCCCCCAGGATGAAAAAGAAGGCCGCGGCGGATACCATCTACCAGATGCTCTGTCGCATGCGCTACGAAAAACACAACCGGACATCGCTTATCGGTCGGGAGTTTATCAACCTGTGCAAAAGGAACGGGGGCCGGATGGCGTACAAAGACGCGACCGGTGTGCAGGTGAGCTACAGAAAAGCGCTCACGGGGGCCCTTGTGCTTGGCAGGTATTTGGCGGGGTTTCCCGATAAAAATATCGGGGTGCTCCTTCCCAACATGACGGCCACAGCCCTTGTCTTCATGGGCCTTCAGATTTTCAAAAGGGTTGCCGTCTTTCTCAACTATTCGAGCGGCCCCGGGGCACTTGCACATGCCATGGACCTGGCCGATCTCAAGACTATTGTTACGTCAAGGCAATTCCTCGACCGCGTGAAACTGGCGCCTTCGGTATTCGATGGCAGGAAGCTCGTTTATATGGAGGACCTGAAAGCAAAAATCGGCCTCAAGGCAAAGCTCTCAGGACTCATATCCGGCGCGTTCCCCGGGTCCCATAAAAAGATGACATCCGGCGAACAGAAGGAAACGGCCGTAATTCTCTTCACCTCCGGCTCTGAAGGTGTGCCCAAGGGGGTTTGTCTCTCCCATGAGAATATCATCTCCAACATCCATCAGACACTGTCCAGGATTGACATCACCGAAGATGACTACTTCTTTAACGCCCTGCCGATATTTCACAGTTTCGGTCTGACCGTGGGCACCATATTGCCTCTGTTTGCCAACGCGAAAGCCTATCTTTATGTGAACCCTCTCCACTACCGGATCGTTCCCGAAATCGTCTACGATGAGGCGTGTACCATTCTCATGGGTACCAACACGTTTCTTGCCGGATACGCAAGAAAGGCTCATCCCTATGACTTTCGTGCCATGCGCTATATATACTGCGGCGCAGAGGCCTTAAATGACGCAGTCTTCGAGAACTATGCGAAAACCTACGGAGTGCGGGTCATGTCAGGCTACGGAGCGACTGAATGTTCGCCTGTCGTTGCCATGAACAGCGCCCTTGAATATGAATACGGGACCGTAGGCAAGCTGCTTCCCGGCATGCAATGCAAACTCGTCCCCGTCGCCGGCATTGACAGCAAAGAGGGGACTGTGGGTGGATTGTTCGTGAAAGGCAAAAATGTGATGAAGGGATATTTGAAAAATGAAAAGGCGAATCACAAATATCTCGTTGAAGATGAGTGCTGGTACGAAACGGGTGATATTGTGGAGCTGACCCCTCAGGGATATATCAAAATCGTGGGACGGCTCAAACGTTTCTCCAAGGTGAGCGGAGAGATGATATCGCTTACAGCCGTGGAGGAAGCGCTGGCAGGCTTGTACGGCGAGCGCAGAACGGTTGTCGTTATGCCCGTGGAAGATGAAAAGAAGGGCGAGAAGCTTGTGCTCGTCACTAACTATAAAGACGCGGAATTGAAGAGTGTGCGGGAGCGTATACGTGAGAGGGGTTTGTCCGACCTCGCCTGTCCCAGAGAGATCATCTATATACGGGACATACCCAAGCTCGGGACTGGTAAGGTGGACTACGTGAAGCTCAAAGAGCTTATGTAA